TAGTCTGCAGATGGGTCTACCCCCTGCTGGCCCAGCAAACGCTGACGCTGCAAGTAAACCTCTCGCTCAAGCTCCTGACGCGTAATAGTTCTACCTTCCACGCTAGCGGCGTCTGTTCCTGCTACAGAACCTAACCACGAGCTGCCAACACCGGTAATGACCATTGGTAATACAAAAAACAAGACAACAACCGACGCAACGACTGTTCCCTTTAAGTTATCTCTTAACCCCTGAAGCATAATGAACCCCAAAAATTCCTGTGTATCCTGATACGAAAAAAGGCGCCCGTTAACTGCGCCTTTTATTTCATTGATATCTCGTGCTTAACGATTCTTTATTATAATTATTCTGCCAATACCGAAAATCTCGATCAGTGAATAACAGTTAAATTTGACTTCCGACCCAACCAATAAATTAATTTCGGCTACTCTGAGGAGGAGTTCGATATCGTTAAAGCTAATGAACCAACCAATATTCAGAGACAGTAGAATACCGGCCAGTGATTACCCGCTTAGTTGACGGCGTCCTTCAACGCTTTGCCAGCTTTAAAGCTTGGGATCTTCGCGGCTGCAATCTCAATAGGCGCACCTGTTTGAGGATTGCGACCGGTACGAGCGGCTCGTTCTTTTACCAAAAACGTACCAAACCCAACTAATGCAACCTGGTCACCTTCTTTGAGGGCACTAGCGATTGATTCAGTTACGGCATCGAGAGCTCGACCGGCTGCTGCTTTAGAAATATCTGCGGAAGCTGCAATGGCTTCAACCAACTCTGACTTATTCACTTTAATCCCCTCTTTTTATTGGATTAGTCAAATAGACACTAAAAGACTTTACTTTTGCGCACCCCAATCGAAATGATTGGTTGTCCGCCATATTGCACCGTGCAACGACGACACCGCAAAGAATTGCGATTTATACCAACTGGCCGTATACCGGTCAAGAATGAAATACATTATTTAGCTGAGATGCGCATATCTGGCTGTATTTCGATCAACCTAGGGGATATAACGGCCTCAGCCTAATTTTAAACACTCACAGTCCTGAGCTTTATACCGAGACCTTAAGCACAGTAACGATAAAAACCGAATTTAGTGGGTACTGATTCGATTCCCCTCCCCACCTCTACTTTTCGCCTGCGCCTGCGCCTCCAGCTCCTCGTACTCTTCATCGCTATATGGCTTGGGCGTATACTGTAATGCAACCTGAAGTACTTGATCTATCCATTTTACAGGTTTAATAACCAGATCTTCTTTGATGTTATCGGGAATTTCACGTAAATCTGCCTCATTTCCATGTGGAATAATCACTGTTTTGATGCCGCCTCGATGAGCAGCTAACAGCTTTTCCTTCAATCCGCCAATTTTAAGCACTTCGCCACGCAGGGTGATTTCGCCGGTCATTGCGACATCGGCCTGCACGGGTATGTCGGTGAACACGGAAACAAGCGCCGTGCACATAGCAATACCCGCGCTGGGGCCATCTTTAGGCGTAGCGCCTTCTGGCACGTGGATATGCAAATCCCTATTTTCATGAAAATCGGGCTTTATACCCAAAAATTGAGCTCTAGAGCGTACAACGGTCATCGCGGCCTGAATAGACTCCTGCATAACATCACCTAGGGAGCCCGTCTTTACCATTCGGCCCTTACCTTTGACGGCTGAGGCTTCAATGGTAAGCAATTCTCCGCCCACCTGAGTCCAGGCCAAACCGGTTACCTGTCCGATCTGATCCTCGCTTTCGGCCTTACCGTAGTCCGATTTGCGAACACCCAGATACTCTTCAAGTTTGTCCGGCTCAATATGAATGTTTTCGTTGGCCTTTGACTTCACATTTGCAGTAACAACTTTTCTGCAAATTTTTGCAATCTCCCGATCGAGACCACGAACACCAGCTTCCCTTGTGTAATAGCGAATCACATCCAGCATCGTTTCGTCAGCAACGGATATCTCGGCTGGCTTTAAACCGTTATTTTTTATTTGCTTTGGAATCAAGTATCGACTGGCGATATTAACTTTTTCGTCCTCGGTGTAACCGGGGATGCGAATAACCTCCATACGATCCAATAATGGACCCGGGATATTCATGGTGTTTGAAGTACAAACAAACATAACATCCGAGAGATCGTAGTCAACTTCCAAGTAATGGTCATTGAACGAATTATTCTGTTCTGGATCAAGCACTTCCAGCAGCGCCGACGCTGGGTCACCCCGGTGATCCATGCCCATTTTGTCGATTTCATCGAGTAAAAAAAGTGGGTTTTTAACGCCGACTTTCGACATTTTTTGCACGAGTTTACCCGGCATAGAACCAATATAAGTTCGGCGATGACCACGAATTTCGGCCTCGTCTCGCACGCCTCCCAAGGCCATACGAACAAATTTACGATTAGTGGCGCGAGCAATAGATTCGCCCAGCGAAGTCTTACCAACGCCAGGAGGACCAACCAAGCAGAGAATGGGCCCCTTAACCTTCTTTACTCGCTGTTGAACCGCTAAGTATTCGAGAATTCGCTCTTTTACTTCTACAAGAC
The Teredinibacter franksiae DNA segment above includes these coding regions:
- the lon gene encoding endopeptidase La, with product MDQSDMVVGDNRLPLLPLRDVVVYPHMVIPLFVGRVKSIAALERAMTEDKQILLVAQKHASVDEPSIDDLYQFATIATVLQLLKLPDGTVKVLVEGRQRAQINAIEEEEDFFMAEISVIARDEAEGREVDVLTRSLISRFEQYVNLSKKVPSEVMTSLSGIDDPGRLADTVAAHMSLELAQKQEILEVSDVRERLEHLIGLMEAEADLYQVEKKIRGRVKKQMEKSQREYYLNEQMKAIQKELGEMGEEVSEAEELEKKIVEAGMSKEAESKVKAELSKLKLMSPMSAEASVVRAYIDWVVNLPWKKRSKVRHDLQRAEEILNQDHYGLVEVKERILEYLAVQQRVKKVKGPILCLVGPPGVGKTSLGESIARATNRKFVRMALGGVRDEAEIRGHRRTYIGSMPGKLVQKMSKVGVKNPLFLLDEIDKMGMDHRGDPASALLEVLDPEQNNSFNDHYLEVDYDLSDVMFVCTSNTMNIPGPLLDRMEVIRIPGYTEDEKVNIASRYLIPKQIKNNGLKPAEISVADETMLDVIRYYTREAGVRGLDREIAKICRKVVTANVKSKANENIHIEPDKLEEYLGVRKSDYGKAESEDQIGQVTGLAWTQVGGELLTIEASAVKGKGRMVKTGSLGDVMQESIQAAMTVVRSRAQFLGIKPDFHENRDLHIHVPEGATPKDGPSAGIAMCTALVSVFTDIPVQADVAMTGEITLRGEVLKIGGLKEKLLAAHRGGIKTVIIPHGNEADLREIPDNIKEDLVIKPVKWIDQVLQVALQYTPKPYSDEEYEELEAQAQAKSRGGEGNRISTH
- a CDS encoding HU family DNA-binding protein, which translates into the protein MNKSELVEAIAASADISKAAAGRALDAVTESIASALKEGDQVALVGFGTFLVKERAARTGRNPQTGAPIEIAAAKIPSFKAGKALKDAVN